A stretch of the Borreliella spielmanii genome encodes the following:
- a CDS encoding ParB/RepB/Spo0J family partition protein, which yields MDGVFKMIDIQLLDIDNDQPRKFVSLVELEELSISIKENGILQPIIVCKVNERYKIIVGERRFRAAKLIQLTNIPVIEVNMKESCRDFMPLVENIQRENFTPVEEAYAYKNVMNKYSLTQKDLSEKIGKSRAYISNLVRILDLEQEILNAVHRKEISFGHAKVILSLKDKQDRYNLYLIILKKKFSVRDAEKYVKNFYKSIAKKNKAEQDPFLSNIKEFLFDKIQTKIDIKGNQDKGKIEIEYFTASDLRRIVSFFGHIN from the coding sequence ATGGATGGGGTTTTTAAAATGATAGATATTCAACTTTTAGATATTGATAATGATCAGCCAAGGAAATTTGTTAGTCTTGTTGAATTAGAAGAGTTAAGTATTTCCATAAAGGAAAATGGAATTTTGCAACCCATAATTGTTTGTAAAGTAAATGAGAGATATAAAATCATAGTAGGAGAAAGAAGATTTAGGGCCGCTAAACTTATTCAGTTGACAAATATTCCTGTCATTGAGGTTAACATGAAAGAATCTTGTAGAGATTTTATGCCTTTGGTTGAAAATATTCAAAGAGAAAATTTTACTCCTGTTGAAGAAGCTTATGCCTATAAAAATGTAATGAATAAATATTCTTTAACTCAAAAGGATTTGTCTGAAAAAATTGGAAAAAGTAGAGCCTATATTTCAAATTTAGTTAGGATTTTAGATCTTGAACAAGAAATATTAAATGCAGTGCATAGAAAAGAAATTTCTTTTGGGCATGCTAAAGTTATTTTATCCTTAAAAGACAAACAAGATAGGTATAATCTTTATTTAATTATACTGAAAAAAAAATTTTCTGTAAGAGATGCAGAAAAATATGTTAAAAATTTTTATAAATCTATAGCAAAAAAAAATAAAGCCGAACAAGATCCTTTTTTAAGCAATATAAAAGAATTTTTATTTGATAAAATCCAAACAAAAATAGATATTAAAGGGAATCAAGATAAAGGGAAAATAGAAATAGAGTATTTTACAGCAAGTGATTTAAGAAGAATCGTTTCTTTTTTTGGCCATATTAACTAA
- a CDS encoding DNA-3-methyladenine glycosylase, protein MDRYFFLEDATTVAKLLLGNLLIRKINKKEIVVRIVETEAYMGITDSACHSYGGKRTNRTNAMYSIGGYSYVYMIYGVHYMFNIVTADKNNPQAVLIRSVEPISPFLEGKGILTNGPGKLTKFLNIDLTFNKVDLIGNNELFLQKSFNLDFNIVCSKRININYAQKDDINKFWRFYIKDNKFVSRR, encoded by the coding sequence ATGGATCGATATTTTTTTTTAGAAGATGCTACTACTGTTGCAAAGTTATTGCTTGGTAATTTATTGATCAGAAAGATCAATAAAAAGGAAATAGTTGTCAGAATTGTTGAAACGGAAGCTTATATGGGAATAACAGATAGCGCTTGTCATTCTTATGGTGGCAAGAGAACAAATCGCACAAATGCTATGTATAGCATAGGAGGATATTCTTATGTGTATATGATATATGGTGTGCACTATATGTTTAACATTGTGACTGCGGACAAAAATAATCCACAAGCTGTTTTAATTAGAAGTGTAGAGCCCATTTCTCCATTTTTGGAGGGTAAAGGCATTCTTACTAATGGTCCTGGCAAACTTACAAAATTTTTAAACATTGATTTAACTTTTAATAAAGTTGATCTTATTGGGAATAATGAGCTTTTTTTACAAAAAAGTTTTAATCTAGATTTTAATATAGTTTGTTCAAAAAGAATAAATATTAATTATGCACAAAAGGATGATATAAATAAGTTTTGGAGATTTTATATTAAAGATAATAAATTTGTTTCAAGGCGTTGA
- a CDS encoding YigZ family protein, with protein MIFVPKNNSNTKIEIKKSIFVSYIFNIEKKEDINKTIKKYKIKFKNATHIVYGFRIGNKNSFLNGMSDDREPNLTAGKPTLDAIIHNNLTDTLIITLRYFGGTLLGRGGLIKAYYKSAKEVIKNTSIIEKEELEILSLNLNYNQYNSLLKMKNKLEIEITDSDFSNKINTSIKFKTKNTQKILEFFIENGLTQEIFKFKKE; from the coding sequence ATGATATTCGTGCCAAAAAACAATAGTAATACTAAAATTGAAATAAAAAAATCTATCTTTGTTTCATATATTTTTAATATTGAAAAAAAAGAAGATATAAATAAAACTATTAAAAAATATAAAATAAAATTTAAAAATGCTACCCATATAGTTTATGGATTTAGGATTGGAAACAAGAATTCATTCTTAAATGGAATGAGCGATGACAGAGAGCCTAATTTAACAGCTGGAAAACCCACATTAGATGCCATAATACATAATAATTTAACTGATACTTTAATCATTACATTGCGATATTTTGGAGGCACTTTGCTTGGTAGAGGGGGATTAATCAAAGCATATTACAAGTCTGCCAAAGAAGTTATTAAAAACACATCTATAATAGAAAAAGAGGAATTGGAAATTTTAAGCTTAAATTTAAATTATAACCAATACAATTCACTATTAAAAATGAAAAATAAACTTGAAATAGAAATAACAGATTCAGACTTTTCAAACAAAATAAACACTTCAATTAAATTTAAAACAAAAAATACACAAAAAATATTGGAATTTTTTATAGAAAACGGTTTAACTCAAGAAATTTTCAAGTTTAAAAAAGAATAA
- the rsmI gene encoding 16S rRNA (cytidine(1402)-2'-O)-methyltransferase: MLYIIGTPIGNLEDITYRAVDVLKSVNVIFAEDTRVTSKLLSRYKINKKMISCNAATENKRISMLLNFLSKGNSVAFVSDAGTPGLSDPGSLLVDAAFKGGYKVCPIPGVSSFNTIVSVNPFREKSVLFEGFLPNKGLKRFKRIAELYKRGEAFVLLESGHRLLKLLVEISSVSLDAKILVGREMTKIYEEYQIGKPLELKNYFESSKEKIKGEFTILVSRNRLK; this comes from the coding sequence ATGTTATATATTATCGGCACGCCAATAGGTAATTTAGAAGATATTACTTATAGAGCGGTTGATGTTTTAAAATCGGTAAATGTTATCTTTGCAGAAGACACTAGAGTCACTAGTAAGCTTTTGTCGCGATATAAAATTAATAAAAAAATGATTTCTTGTAATGCTGCAACAGAAAATAAGAGGATAAGCATGCTATTAAATTTTTTGTCAAAAGGAAATTCTGTTGCTTTTGTTAGTGATGCTGGTACTCCAGGCCTTAGTGATCCAGGTAGCCTGTTAGTTGATGCTGCTTTTAAAGGGGGATACAAAGTTTGCCCAATTCCTGGAGTAAGTTCTTTTAATACAATTGTAAGTGTTAATCCTTTTAGAGAAAAATCAGTGCTTTTTGAGGGATTTTTACCTAACAAGGGTCTTAAAAGATTTAAAAGAATTGCTGAGCTATATAAAAGGGGTGAGGCCTTTGTTTTGCTTGAATCTGGTCATAGACTTTTGAAATTGCTTGTTGAAATTTCTTCTGTTAGTTTGGATGCGAAGATTCTTGTTGGTCGTGAGATGACAAAAATTTATGAAGAATATCAAATTGGGAAGCCTTTGGAGTTAAAAAATTATTTCGAATCGAGTAAAGAGAAGATTAAAGGAGAATTTACTATTTTAGTCAGCAGAAATCGTTTAAAATAA
- the gyrB gene encoding DNA topoisomerase (ATP-hydrolyzing) subunit B, producing the protein MNYVASNIQVLKGLEAVRKRPGMYIGSVSINGLHHLVYEVVDNSIDEALAGFCDRIDVIINLDNTITVIDNGRGIPTDIHEEEGISALELVLTKLHSGGKFNKGTYKVSGGLHGVGISVVNALSSFLEVYINRDGKIFRQTFSKGIPTSKVEVVGESVITGTKVTFLADSEIFETLDYNFDVLEKRLKELAFLNDKIYISIEDRRFGKEKSSKFYFEGGIKSFVDYLTNNSKAYQSESYYIDGFMNDVIVNVGLKWTESYSDNILSFVNNINTREGGTHVMGFRSGLTKAMNEAFKNSKISKKDVPNLTGDDFKEGLTAVISVKVPEPQFEGQTKSKLGNSEIKKIVEVIVYEHLLKIINLNPLEIDIILGKAIKAARAREAARKARESERKKNAFESLALPGKLADCTSKNPLEREIYIVEGDSAGGSAKMGRNRFFQAILPLWGKMLNVEKTREDKVITNDKLIPIIASLGAGVGKTFDITKLRYHKIIIMADADVDGSHIRTLLLAFFFRYMRELIENGYIYIAMPPLYKIKYDNRIYYFYDEKEKEKFLDSIETKNRNSIFLQRYKGLGEMNPTQLWETTMDPARRKMRLMNIDDAVEAEKIFVTLMGDLVEPRKEFIEQNALNVINLDV; encoded by the coding sequence ATGAATTATGTTGCTAGTAACATTCAGGTTTTAAAAGGACTTGAGGCTGTTAGGAAAAGGCCTGGTATGTATATAGGCTCTGTTTCTATTAATGGGTTGCATCATTTGGTTTATGAGGTGGTTGACAATAGTATTGATGAGGCTTTAGCTGGTTTTTGTGATAGAATAGATGTTATTATTAATTTAGATAATACCATAACTGTAATTGATAATGGGAGAGGGATTCCTACAGACATTCATGAAGAAGAAGGAATTAGTGCCCTTGAACTTGTTTTGACAAAACTACATTCTGGCGGCAAGTTTAATAAAGGCACTTATAAAGTTTCTGGAGGATTGCATGGTGTTGGAATTTCGGTTGTAAATGCTTTGTCTTCGTTTTTAGAAGTTTACATTAATAGGGATGGAAAAATTTTTAGGCAAACTTTTTCAAAAGGTATTCCAACTTCTAAAGTAGAAGTTGTGGGAGAATCTGTTATTACTGGAACCAAGGTTACTTTTTTAGCAGATTCTGAAATTTTTGAAACTTTAGATTATAATTTTGATGTTCTTGAAAAAAGACTTAAAGAACTTGCTTTTTTAAATGATAAAATATATATTTCAATTGAAGATAGAAGATTTGGCAAAGAAAAATCTTCTAAATTTTATTTTGAAGGTGGCATAAAATCTTTTGTAGATTATTTAACTAATAACAGTAAAGCTTATCAATCAGAATCTTATTATATTGATGGTTTTATGAATGATGTTATTGTTAATGTGGGACTTAAATGGACTGAAAGCTATTCTGATAATATTCTTTCTTTTGTTAATAATATTAATACAAGAGAAGGGGGGACCCATGTTATGGGCTTTAGAAGTGGCCTTACTAAGGCTATGAATGAAGCTTTTAAAAATTCAAAAATAAGTAAAAAAGATGTTCCAAATCTTACAGGAGATGATTTTAAAGAAGGACTTACAGCTGTGATTTCTGTAAAAGTTCCAGAACCTCAATTTGAAGGTCAAACAAAGAGCAAGCTTGGTAATTCTGAGATAAAAAAAATAGTTGAGGTTATTGTATACGAGCATTTATTGAAAATTATTAATTTAAATCCTTTAGAGATAGACATTATTCTTGGAAAAGCAATAAAAGCTGCTCGTGCTCGTGAGGCTGCAAGGAAAGCAAGAGAATCAGAAAGAAAAAAAAATGCATTTGAAAGCCTAGCATTGCCTGGGAAATTGGCTGATTGTACTTCTAAAAATCCCTTGGAAAGAGAAATTTATATTGTAGAAGGTGATTCTGCTGGAGGAAGCGCTAAAATGGGTAGAAATAGATTTTTTCAGGCCATTTTGCCATTGTGGGGGAAAATGCTTAATGTTGAGAAAACAAGAGAAGATAAGGTAATTACCAATGATAAGCTTATTCCTATAATTGCATCTCTTGGCGCAGGAGTTGGTAAAACTTTTGATATTACAAAACTTCGTTATCACAAGATCATTATTATGGCAGATGCTGATGTTGATGGCTCTCATATTAGAACTTTGCTTTTAGCTTTTTTCTTTAGATATATGAGAGAATTAATTGAAAATGGCTATATATATATAGCCATGCCTCCTCTTTATAAAATAAAGTATGACAATCGTATTTATTATTTTTATGATGAGAAAGAAAAGGAAAAGTTTTTAGATTCTATTGAAACTAAAAATCGAAATAGTATCTTTCTGCAAAGATATAAAGGACTTGGGGAGATGAATCCAACGCAGCTATGGGAAACTACTATGGATCCTGCTAGAAGAAAAATGAGATTGATGAATATAGATGATGCTGTTGAGGCTGAAAAAATTTTTGTTACTCTTATGGGGGATTTAGTTGAGCCTAGAAAAGAATTTATTGAACAGAATGCACTTAATGTAATTAATCTTGATGTGTAA
- a CDS encoding ParA family protein, with protein MKIISVINQKGGVGKTTSAINISYSMTLLNKKILLIDIDSQGNSTSGTNTSEHIAENSSYELINKKTKIKPLNHFKLDIIPSSIKLALLEKELINELSRENFLKNALTLYEKDKYDFIIIDCPPTLSILTINALIASNYLLIPIETEFFAFEGINQLIDTINTVKQINKNLEIAGVFVNKYDIRNKSKEKYVSSLKKVFKEKFLNTKIRKNITISKSQEAKMPVHEYDKESNAAKDFLELSKEIINKIKE; from the coding sequence ATGAAAATAATATCTGTAATCAATCAAAAAGGGGGCGTAGGAAAAACTACAAGTGCCATTAATATTTCCTATTCAATGACTCTGCTCAATAAAAAAATTCTTCTAATAGACATTGATTCACAAGGAAACTCTACCAGCGGCACAAACACCTCAGAGCACATAGCTGAAAACTCAAGTTATGAACTCATTAATAAAAAAACAAAGATCAAACCTTTAAATCATTTTAAACTAGACATAATTCCATCTAGTATTAAATTAGCTTTACTCGAAAAAGAATTAATAAATGAACTTTCAAGAGAAAATTTTTTAAAAAATGCATTAACACTGTATGAAAAAGATAAATATGATTTTATTATTATTGACTGCCCTCCCACACTTTCAATATTAACTATAAATGCCCTTATTGCAAGTAATTACCTGTTAATACCAATTGAAACAGAATTTTTTGCATTTGAAGGTATAAACCAATTAATAGATACAATAAATACCGTAAAACAAATAAATAAAAATCTAGAAATTGCAGGCGTTTTTGTAAACAAATACGATATAAGAAACAAAAGTAAAGAAAAATATGTAAGCTCTTTAAAAAAAGTTTTTAAAGAAAAATTTTTAAATACAAAAATAAGGAAAAATATAACCATTTCAAAATCTCAAGAAGCAAAAATGCCTGTACACGAATATGACAAAGAAAGTAATGCCGCAAAAGACTTCTTAGAACTCTCAAAAGAGATAATAAATAAAATCAAGGAATAA
- the gyrA gene encoding DNA topoisomerase (ATP-hydrolyzing) subunit A — MAVGENKEQILNVKIEDEIKTSYLNYAMSVIVSRALPDVRDGLKPVHRRILYSMYEMGLRSDKAFKKAGRIVGDVLGKYHPHGDQSIYDALVRLAQDFSLRYPVIRGQGNFGSIDGDPPAAMRYTEAKMEKIAEYIVKDIDKETVNFKSNYDDSLSEPEIMPSSFPFLLVNGSSGIAVGMATNMAPHNLREICDAIVYMLDNENASMFDLLKIVKGPDFPTFGEIVYNDNLIKAYKTGKGSVVIRAKYHIEERTEDRNAVIVTEIPYTVNKSALLMKVAFLAKEEKLEGLLDIRDESDREGIRIVLEVKKGFDPHVIMNLLYEYTEFKKHFSINNLALVDGIPKQLNLEELLFEFIEHRKNIIERRIEFDLKKAKEKAHVLEGLNIALNNIDEVIKVIKLSKLSKDAKERLVVNFGLSEIQANSVLDMKLQKLTALEIFKLEEELNVLLSLIKDYEDILLNPVRIINIIREETINLGLKFGDERRTKIIYDEEVLKTSMSDLMQKENIVVMLTKKGFLKRLSQNEYKLQGTGGKGLSSFDLNDGDEIVIALCVNTHDYLFMISNEGKLYLINAYEIKDSSRASKGQNISELINLGAQEEILTIKNSKDFTDDAYLLLTTASGKIARFESTDFKTVKSRGVIVIKLNDKDFVTSAEIVFKDEKVICLSKKGSAFIFNSRDVRLTNRGTQGVCGMKLKEGDLFVKVLALRENPYLLIISENGYGKRLSVSKISELKRGATGYTSYKKSDKKAGSVVDAVAVSEDDEILLVSKRSKALRTVAGKVSEQGKDARGVQVLFLDNDNLISVSKFIK; from the coding sequence ATGGCAGTTGGAGAAAATAAAGAACAAATATTAAATGTTAAGATAGAAGATGAAATCAAGACTTCTTATTTAAATTATGCAATGTCAGTTATTGTTTCCAGAGCTCTTCCAGATGTAAGAGATGGTCTTAAGCCAGTTCATAGGAGAATCCTTTATTCTATGTATGAGATGGGACTTCGTTCTGATAAAGCTTTTAAAAAGGCTGGAAGAATAGTAGGAGATGTTCTTGGGAAATATCATCCCCATGGGGATCAATCAATTTATGATGCTCTTGTGAGACTTGCTCAAGATTTTTCACTTAGATATCCTGTAATACGGGGGCAGGGAAATTTTGGATCTATTGATGGAGATCCTCCTGCTGCTATGAGATATACTGAAGCTAAAATGGAAAAAATAGCTGAATATATTGTTAAGGATATAGACAAAGAGACTGTTAATTTTAAGTCTAATTATGACGATTCTTTAAGTGAGCCGGAGATTATGCCTTCATCATTTCCATTTCTTTTGGTAAATGGCTCTAGTGGAATCGCTGTTGGTATGGCTACTAACATGGCGCCCCATAATTTAAGAGAAATTTGTGATGCTATTGTTTATATGTTGGATAATGAGAATGCTTCTATGTTTGATTTGCTCAAGATAGTTAAAGGTCCCGATTTTCCAACTTTTGGAGAGATTGTTTATAATGATAATTTAATTAAAGCATACAAAACTGGCAAGGGAAGTGTTGTTATTAGGGCAAAATATCATATTGAAGAAAGAACAGAAGATAGAAATGCTGTAATTGTTACAGAAATACCTTATACAGTAAATAAATCTGCACTTCTTATGAAGGTTGCGTTTTTAGCAAAAGAAGAAAAGTTAGAAGGACTTTTAGATATAAGAGATGAGTCTGATCGAGAAGGCATTAGAATAGTTCTTGAAGTTAAAAAAGGATTTGATCCTCATGTTATTATGAATTTACTTTATGAATATACTGAATTTAAAAAGCATTTTAGTATAAATAATTTAGCCCTTGTGGATGGTATTCCTAAACAGTTGAATTTGGAAGAATTATTATTTGAATTTATTGAGCATAGAAAAAACATTATCGAAAGACGTATTGAATTTGACTTGAAAAAGGCAAAAGAGAAAGCACATGTTCTTGAGGGATTAAATATTGCTTTAAATAATATAGATGAGGTTATTAAGGTTATTAAATTATCTAAATTGTCAAAAGATGCAAAGGAGAGACTTGTTGTAAATTTTGGTCTTTCTGAGATTCAGGCCAATTCAGTCCTTGATATGAAGTTGCAAAAACTTACAGCTCTTGAGATTTTTAAGCTTGAAGAAGAGCTTAATGTGCTTTTAAGCTTAATAAAAGATTATGAAGATATTCTCTTGAATCCAGTAAGGATTATTAATATCATAAGAGAAGAAACTATAAATTTAGGTTTGAAATTTGGCGATGAACGTCGAACTAAAATAATTTATGATGAGGAGGTTTTAAAAACTAGTATGTCGGATTTAATGCAAAAAGAAAATATTGTTGTTATGCTTACAAAGAAAGGTTTCCTTAAAAGACTTTCACAAAATGAGTATAAATTGCAAGGTACGGGGGGAAAAGGGCTCAGTTCTTTTGATCTTAATGATGGAGATGAGATTGTTATTGCTTTGTGCGTCAATACCCATGATTATTTGTTTATGATTTCAAATGAAGGAAAGCTTTATTTAATCAATGCTTATGAAATAAAAGATTCTTCAAGAGCTTCAAAAGGTCAAAATATTAGTGAGCTTATTAATTTAGGAGCTCAGGAAGAAATATTAACTATTAAGAATAGTAAGGATTTTACTGATGATGCCTATTTATTGCTTACAACTGCAAGTGGAAAGATAGCTAGATTCGAATCTACAGATTTTAAAACAGTAAAGTCTCGAGGTGTTATTGTTATTAAACTTAATGATAAAGATTTTGTTACAAGTGCAGAGATTGTTTTTAAGGATGAAAAAGTAATTTGTCTTTCTAAAAAGGGAAGTGCGTTTATATTTAATTCAAGGGATGTTAGGCTTACTAATAGAGGTACCCAAGGTGTTTGTGGAATGAAATTGAAAGAAGGGGATTTGTTTGTTAAGGTTTTGGCGCTTAGAGAAAATCCTTATCTTTTGATTATTTCTGAGAATGGGTATGGAAAAAGATTGAGTGTTTCTAAGATATCTGAACTTAAAAGAGGAGCCACTGGTTATACTAGTTATAAAAAATCTGATAAAAAAGCGGGTAGTGTTGTTGATGCTGTAGCAGTGTCAGAAGATGATGAAATCTTGCTTGTAAGCAAACGTTCAAAAGCCTTAAGAACAGTAGCTGGAAAAGTATCTGAGCAAGGCAAAGATGCTAGAGGAGTTCAAGTGTTATTTCTTGATAATGACAACTTGATTTCTGTTTCAAAATTTATTAAATAA
- a CDS encoding nucleoside 2-deoxyribosyltransferase produces the protein MKIYLASPFFSEEQIKLRDEVLKFLEEFNLDVFSPEHHAVKKMGLLEKVDYKFVNRDIREKIREIDLKELVSSDIILALVNYVDAGTAYERGFAFAKKIPSIDFFKDKQDSDFYNLMYSDCNASFTNYKDLREGILTFKELWIKFKGDNENFRTFFDYLKAKLGNKLKKVLTTLPVNEKCGC, from the coding sequence ATGAAAATTTATTTGGCTTCTCCATTTTTCAGCGAAGAGCAAATTAAGCTGAGGGATGAGGTTTTGAAATTTCTTGAAGAGTTTAATTTAGATGTATTTTCTCCAGAGCATCATGCTGTCAAAAAAATGGGATTGCTTGAAAAGGTTGATTATAAGTTTGTAAATAGAGATATAAGAGAAAAAATAAGAGAAATAGATTTAAAAGAGTTGGTTAGTAGCGATATTATTTTAGCTTTGGTTAATTATGTTGATGCGGGTACTGCTTATGAAAGGGGATTTGCCTTTGCTAAAAAGATACCAAGTATAGATTTTTTTAAGGATAAACAAGATTCTGATTTTTATAATTTAATGTATAGTGATTGTAATGCGTCTTTTACTAATTACAAGGATCTTAGAGAAGGAATTTTGACTTTTAAAGAATTATGGATTAAGTTTAAAGGAGATAATGAAAATTTTAGAACTTTCTTTGATTATTTAAAAGCTAAATTAGGAAATAAATTGAAAAAAGTTCTTACAACTTTACCTGTTAATGAAAAATGTGGTTGTTAA
- a CDS encoding DUF1893 domain-containing protein — MISGLNPTLRLFKDHKILYSNMERGLKPLLEVDNFINKYIQNKEGLEIYDKVVGKAAAIIIYNIGLQNVQAGVVSQPAKDFLESRGIKVAYKKLVEKINDRAESLIESLENPEEVYKYMIKRGIIVNSL; from the coding sequence ATGATATCAGGCTTGAATCCAACATTAAGGTTATTTAAAGATCATAAAATACTTTATTCTAATATGGAAAGGGGATTAAAGCCCCTTTTAGAAGTAGATAATTTTATTAATAAGTATATTCAAAATAAAGAAGGACTTGAGATTTATGATAAAGTTGTAGGCAAGGCAGCGGCTATTATTATTTATAATATAGGACTTCAAAATGTTCAAGCTGGGGTTGTTTCTCAACCCGCAAAGGATTTTTTAGAAAGTAGAGGAATAAAAGTAGCTTATAAAAAATTGGTGGAAAAAATAAATGACAGGGCAGAAAGCTTGATTGAAAGCTTGGAAAATCCCGAAGAAGTGTATAAATATATGATTAAAAGAGGTATTATAGTTAATAGTTTATAA